In Methylomonas sp. ZR1, one DNA window encodes the following:
- a CDS encoding nucleotidyltransferase family protein codes for MMPDLLNEYLMLKAKDSIDSNSDWELLLRQARSAGVLARLAFFQKKFLLFNPPQHFAYHLDSAETYWLSQKRIVNWELHNLLQVFKLLNIRLILLKGTAYSASGLNAGLGRVFSDIDILVPKTQLKQVKDALKWHGWLPEPMDNYDQRYYEQWMHELPPLRHIKRGTSLDIHHNILPQTCNLYPDAELLLKAAVKITDTDYWVLAPEDMVLHSASHLFWGGEFENGLRDLSDIDLLLREFSGNDPSFWENLHHRAEMLGLGKPLFYALRYATKILATPVPESVIEASTIYAGGGKNRVMDYLFSQALKPHHSSCMDSLTGFARWLLFLRSHWLKMPLHILVPHLIRKAWFRLADNTKTT; via the coding sequence ATGATGCCTGATTTGTTGAATGAATACTTGATGCTCAAGGCGAAAGATAGTATTGACTCGAATTCCGATTGGGAGCTGTTGTTAAGGCAAGCAAGGAGCGCCGGAGTATTGGCCAGACTGGCATTTTTCCAGAAAAAATTTCTACTATTCAACCCGCCACAGCATTTTGCATATCACCTCGATTCAGCCGAGACTTATTGGTTGTCTCAAAAGCGCATCGTCAATTGGGAGTTGCATAACCTGTTGCAGGTTTTTAAGCTTTTGAATATTCGGTTAATTTTGTTGAAAGGCACCGCTTATTCGGCATCCGGATTGAATGCTGGTTTGGGGCGCGTATTCAGCGATATTGATATACTGGTGCCGAAGACTCAGTTGAAACAGGTCAAAGATGCGTTGAAATGGCATGGATGGCTTCCTGAACCGATGGATAATTACGATCAGCGCTATTACGAGCAGTGGATGCATGAATTGCCGCCGCTTAGGCATATCAAGCGTGGGACTTCGCTGGATATTCACCACAATATACTTCCGCAAACCTGCAATTTATACCCTGATGCCGAGTTGTTGCTAAAAGCCGCTGTCAAGATAACCGATACCGATTATTGGGTTTTGGCCCCCGAGGATATGGTTCTCCATAGTGCCAGCCATTTATTCTGGGGAGGAGAGTTTGAAAATGGTTTGCGCGATTTGAGCGACATCGATTTGCTCCTACGCGAATTTAGTGGCAACGATCCAAGTTTTTGGGAAAACCTGCATCATCGAGCGGAAATGTTGGGATTGGGTAAGCCCTTGTTTTACGCCCTCCGTTATGCCACCAAAATATTGGCAACGCCGGTTCCTGAAAGTGTCATTGAGGCTTCTACCATCTATGCGGGAGGCGGAAAAAACCGAGTTATGGACTATCTTTTCTCGCAAGCCCTAAAACCACACCATTCTAGCTGCATGGATAGCCTGACAGGCTTTGCTCGTTGGCTGTTGTTTCTTCGCTCGCATTGGTTAAAAATGCCCTTGCATATACTAGTGCCGCATTTAATCAGAAAGGCTTGGTTTCGGCTGGCTGACAATACAAAAACCACATAA
- a CDS encoding TIGR03088 family PEP-CTERM/XrtA system glycosyltransferase, with translation MSKPLPPLIVHIIYRLGIGGLENGLVNIINNLPEDSYRHAIICLADSTEFSQRIKRQDVIVHQLHKRPGQDWKSFYTVYRLLKQLQPAIVHTRNLAAIEYQVCALLAGVSYRVHGEHGWDVFDPDGSNVKYQWLRRGLGLIIHRFIPLSQHLQDYLLNRVGISSDKITRICNGVDTKTFYPRAGSRQIPDGCSLNLHEKLVIGTVGRMHGVKDQLTLVRAFIDACQESPEFAQITRLFMIGDGPLRAEALELLSAASLTDKAWLPGERNDIAEILRSLDIFVLPSKAEGISNTILEAMASGLPVIATRVGGNPELVLDGKTGCLVEKEDVAGLSFAMRDLALDDSKRQQLGAASLRRIQAEFSIDSMVDRYRQVYDKQ, from the coding sequence ATGTCCAAGCCGTTACCGCCGTTAATCGTGCACATCATTTATCGGTTAGGAATTGGCGGTCTGGAGAACGGCCTGGTCAATATCATCAACAATCTACCGGAAGACAGTTACCGGCATGCCATTATCTGTTTGGCGGATAGTACCGAATTCAGCCAACGTATCAAACGGCAAGATGTGATCGTTCACCAGTTGCATAAACGGCCAGGGCAGGATTGGAAGTCGTTTTATACAGTTTATCGCTTGTTGAAACAATTGCAGCCCGCTATCGTGCATACCCGTAATTTAGCGGCAATCGAATATCAGGTTTGCGCGTTGTTAGCTGGTGTGTCTTATCGCGTACATGGCGAGCATGGCTGGGATGTCTTCGATCCGGATGGCAGTAATGTCAAATATCAATGGCTAAGGCGGGGTTTAGGTTTAATCATTCATCGCTTCATTCCTTTGTCGCAGCATTTACAGGATTATCTGCTGAATCGAGTGGGCATTTCTTCAGATAAAATCACGCGAATCTGTAACGGTGTCGATACCAAAACGTTTTATCCTCGTGCCGGAAGTAGACAAATACCGGACGGTTGCTCACTGAATTTGCATGAAAAGCTGGTGATCGGTACGGTCGGGCGCATGCACGGCGTGAAAGATCAATTGACGCTGGTTAGGGCGTTTATCGATGCTTGTCAAGAATCCCCGGAATTTGCCCAAATAACCCGATTGTTTATGATTGGTGACGGGCCTTTGCGAGCCGAAGCGCTTGAGTTATTGAGTGCCGCCAGCCTTACTGATAAAGCCTGGTTGCCCGGCGAACGTAACGACATTGCAGAAATCCTGCGTAGCCTGGATATTTTCGTATTACCTTCTAAGGCGGAAGGCATTTCCAATACTATATTGGAAGCGATGGCTAGTGGTTTGCCGGTTATAGCGACTCGTGTCGGCGGTAACCCCGAGTTGGTGTTGGATGGAAAGACCGGATGCCTGGTAGAAAAAGAGGATGTAGCGGGATTGTCATTCGCGATGCGTGATTTGGCGTTGGATGATAGCAAACGGCAGCAACTCGGCGCAGCTTCGCTTAGGCGGATTCAGGCGGAATTTTCAATCGATAGCATGGTGGATCGCTATCGGCAAGTTTATGACAAGCAGTAA
- a CDS encoding glycosyltransferase: MSKVAGHCSLVVISPVPWFPLQSLIQWFKPNYRPQPDKYENQDGISVYFPRFLSIPGIGRSWDGFFMALCSLVTCRELKKSFPFNLIDAHFSYPDGYAATLLGKWFKVPVTITLRGTEVPLSKIPSRRHRLLKALNDAARVFSVSDSLRRHVVDLGADPQKIQVVGNGIDTAKFFPIDKKQARQHWQIPEGAQVLISVGGLVDRKGFHRVIEVLPALIEKYPRLLYLIVGGASPEGDIRSRLEQQVETLNIGQHVRFLGALPAEQLHGPLSAADLFVLATANEGWANVFLEAMACGLPVISTDVGGNREVVADETLGTIVPFGDADAFLMALDHALQRQWDRQALVNYAADNSWDKRVDILLAEFKKLVRS; this comes from the coding sequence ATGTCCAAAGTGGCTGGTCATTGTTCTTTAGTTGTCATTTCCCCGGTGCCTTGGTTCCCACTGCAAAGCCTAATTCAATGGTTTAAACCGAATTACCGGCCGCAACCGGATAAATACGAAAATCAAGACGGTATTTCTGTCTATTTCCCGCGTTTTTTATCGATACCCGGAATCGGACGATCTTGGGACGGCTTTTTTATGGCGTTGTGTAGTTTGGTGACTTGTCGAGAATTAAAAAAGAGCTTCCCATTTAATTTGATCGATGCACACTTCTCATACCCTGACGGCTATGCGGCCACGTTACTCGGGAAATGGTTTAAGGTGCCGGTTACCATCACTTTACGTGGCACAGAAGTGCCGTTGTCTAAAATTCCCAGTCGCCGCCATCGATTATTAAAAGCTCTTAATGATGCCGCCCGAGTATTTTCGGTATCGGATTCTTTAAGGCGGCACGTAGTGGATTTAGGCGCCGACCCTCAGAAAATCCAGGTGGTGGGCAACGGCATCGATACCGCGAAATTTTTTCCTATTGATAAAAAACAGGCAAGGCAGCATTGGCAAATTCCTGAAGGCGCCCAAGTACTGATTTCGGTCGGCGGATTGGTCGATAGAAAAGGCTTTCACCGGGTGATCGAAGTTTTGCCGGCATTAATAGAAAAATACCCGCGATTGCTATACTTGATCGTCGGAGGCGCTAGTCCGGAAGGCGATATTCGCAGTCGCTTGGAGCAACAAGTTGAAACGCTGAATATTGGCCAACATGTGCGTTTTCTTGGGGCTTTGCCCGCTGAACAATTGCACGGCCCATTATCGGCAGCCGATTTGTTTGTGCTGGCTACTGCCAACGAGGGCTGGGCCAACGTATTTTTGGAGGCTATGGCTTGCGGCTTGCCGGTGATTAGCACCGATGTTGGCGGCAATCGCGAGGTGGTTGCTGATGAAACATTGGGTACTATCGTGCCGTTTGGGGATGCTGACGCATTTTTAATGGCGCTTGATCATGCTTTGCAACGGCAGTGGGACCGGCAAGCTCTTGTAAATTATGCGGCTGATAACTCTTGGGATAAGCGGGTGGATATTTTGTTGGCGGAATTTAAAAAACTGGTGAGGTCATGA
- a CDS encoding pilin — MSEGPSLASPALTAGGVGCSEVTLGVSTTGNATFGLAQPTSIVGKYVTSVQITSASTGSARVTILYTTGGALGTDVVSGANKLVYSGQCATGVGMQWTVDNTNSTLPAKYRPKS; from the coding sequence GTGTCTGAAGGTCCAAGTTTGGCTTCACCAGCGCTGACTGCCGGTGGCGTGGGTTGTAGTGAAGTAACACTGGGTGTGAGTACAACAGGCAACGCGACTTTCGGTTTGGCTCAGCCAACTTCAATCGTTGGTAAGTATGTTACGTCTGTTCAGATTACCTCTGCGTCCACGGGTAGTGCTAGAGTAACAATTTTGTACACAACGGGCGGTGCTTTGGGTACAGACGTGGTGAGCGGTGCCAATAAACTAGTTTATTCAGGTCAATGTGCAACTGGTGTTGGCATGCAATGGACTGTTGACAATACAAACAGTACCTTGCCAGCAAAATATCGTCCAAAAAGCTAG
- a CDS encoding TIGR04063 family PEP-CTERM/XrtA system glycosyltransferase, whose protein sequence is MKILHILDHSIPLHSGYTFRTRAILEQQRKLGWETFHVTSAKHQVAEAPIETVDGLTFYRSVIPQGLAAKLPVLNQWAIVQSLAERLDEIIPQIKPDILHAHSPALNGLAALKVAKKYGLPLFYECRAFWEDAAVDHGTTHEGSLRYRLTKALETHVFKRADAVTTICEGLRRDIIGRGVAAEKITVIPNAVDIDKFTYGEAAEPNLQAELGLSGKIVLGFIGSFYAYEGLLLLLDALPAIIQQQPDVRLLLVGGGPQQQQILQKIEALSLQDCVILPGRVAHDQVQRYYNLVDIFVYPRLAMRLTDLVTPLKPLEAMAQGRLLVASDVGGHHELIRDRETGYLFKAGDKTALAQTVLAVLNQQDQWEQVRRAGRRYVEEERNWQRSVSHYQAVYGRIMAGNDGR, encoded by the coding sequence ATGAAGATATTACACATATTGGATCACTCCATTCCGTTGCACAGCGGATACACCTTCCGTACTCGTGCGATTCTCGAGCAACAACGCAAATTGGGTTGGGAGACGTTTCATGTCACATCCGCCAAACATCAAGTCGCGGAAGCTCCCATTGAAACCGTTGACGGGCTGACCTTTTATCGTTCTGTTATCCCACAAGGTTTAGCGGCGAAATTGCCGGTTTTAAATCAATGGGCCATCGTACAATCGTTGGCGGAACGGCTGGACGAAATTATTCCGCAGATTAAACCGGACATTCTGCACGCCCATTCGCCCGCGTTGAACGGGCTTGCGGCATTAAAGGTAGCAAAAAAATACGGATTGCCGTTGTTCTACGAATGCCGGGCATTTTGGGAAGATGCGGCCGTCGATCATGGCACCACCCATGAAGGTAGTTTACGTTACCGATTGACTAAGGCATTGGAAACACATGTTTTTAAGCGTGCCGATGCGGTGACGACTATTTGCGAAGGTCTGCGCCGGGATATCATAGGCCGCGGAGTCGCGGCGGAAAAAATTACCGTGATTCCCAACGCCGTCGATATCGATAAATTTACCTACGGCGAGGCCGCCGAGCCAAACTTGCAAGCAGAGCTGGGATTGAGCGGCAAAATTGTGCTCGGTTTTATCGGGTCTTTTTATGCTTATGAGGGGTTATTGCTATTGCTGGATGCATTGCCGGCGATTATCCAGCAGCAGCCTGATGTGCGTTTGTTGTTAGTGGGCGGTGGGCCGCAACAGCAACAAATCCTGCAGAAAATTGAGGCGCTGAGCTTACAGGATTGCGTTATTCTGCCCGGACGTGTCGCTCACGATCAAGTGCAGCGCTATTACAATCTGGTCGATATCTTTGTTTATCCGCGCTTGGCGATGCGCTTAACCGATTTGGTGACACCTTTAAAACCGCTGGAAGCCATGGCGCAAGGCCGCTTGTTGGTGGCTTCGGATGTCGGTGGGCATCATGAGTTAATTCGAGACAGGGAAACTGGCTATCTCTTCAAAGCGGGGGATAAGACAGCGTTGGCGCAAACGGTGTTGGCGGTCCTCAATCAGCAAGATCAATGGGAGCAAGTGCGGCGAGCCGGTAGGCGCTATGTCGAAGAAGAGCGTAATTGGCAGCGCAGTGTCAGTCATTATCAGGCTGTTTACGGCAGGATAATGGCGGGTAACGATGGCCGATAA
- a CDS encoding phenylacetate--CoA ligase family protein, with protein sequence MSFYTSFCSTVIFPLHEALKKHTTVKVRREMERSQWLKPDEIRQLQLQNLRAFLQDVQDHVPYYRQLFATLGFEPANLDSVKKLAELPLLSKPEIRQHLDEMKADDAKRLARFNTGGSSGEPLIFYIGSRRVSHDVAAKWRATRWWGVDIGDPEAVIWGSPIELGAQDKIRLLRDKLLRTHLIPAFEMSSEKLDGFVRQIQQIRPKMLFGYPSALAHIASHAEKRGVALHNLGIKVAFVTSERLYDHQRTKIESVFACPVANGYGGRDAGFIAHQCPEGSMHITAEDIVVEIVDKQGQPLPNGELGEIVVTHMATRDFPFIRYRTGDMGILSDKVCACGRGLPVLEEIQGRTTDFVVAQDGTVLHGLALIYVLRDLEGVDSFKITQDSLDKTTVQIVKTLKYQAAYEQKIVDEFKKRLGPAVTINIEYTDYIPKERSGKFRYVISHVKA encoded by the coding sequence ATGAGCTTTTATACGTCTTTTTGTTCAACGGTAATCTTTCCGCTTCACGAAGCCTTAAAAAAGCATACTACCGTCAAAGTTAGGCGCGAAATGGAGCGCAGTCAATGGCTAAAACCTGACGAAATCAGACAATTGCAGTTGCAAAATTTACGCGCGTTTCTGCAAGATGTACAAGATCATGTACCTTACTACAGGCAGTTATTTGCTACTTTGGGATTTGAGCCGGCGAACCTTGATAGTGTGAAAAAATTAGCCGAGCTACCGTTGTTAAGTAAGCCGGAAATCAGGCAGCATCTTGATGAAATGAAAGCGGACGATGCTAAAAGACTCGCACGTTTCAACACTGGCGGTTCCAGTGGAGAACCATTGATTTTTTACATCGGTAGCCGCCGAGTTAGCCATGATGTCGCGGCAAAGTGGCGGGCTACCCGTTGGTGGGGTGTGGATATAGGCGATCCGGAAGCAGTAATCTGGGGGTCTCCAATCGAACTAGGGGCGCAGGATAAAATTCGGCTGTTGCGCGATAAATTGTTGCGTACACATTTGATTCCGGCGTTCGAAATGTCGTCGGAAAAGTTGGACGGCTTTGTTCGACAAATCCAGCAGATTCGCCCGAAAATGTTATTTGGTTATCCTTCCGCGTTGGCTCACATTGCCAGTCATGCTGAGAAGAGAGGTGTGGCATTGCATAATTTGGGGATTAAAGTGGCTTTCGTGACATCGGAACGGCTTTATGATCACCAGCGGACAAAAATAGAAAGCGTGTTTGCTTGTCCAGTCGCGAATGGTTACGGCGGGCGTGATGCCGGTTTTATCGCGCATCAGTGTCCCGAAGGCAGTATGCATATTACCGCTGAGGACATTGTCGTCGAGATTGTAGACAAACAAGGCCAGCCTTTACCTAACGGAGAGCTCGGTGAAATTGTGGTTACGCATATGGCAACCAGAGATTTTCCGTTTATTCGGTATCGTACTGGCGATATGGGAATATTGTCGGATAAAGTCTGTGCTTGCGGGCGCGGATTACCCGTGCTGGAGGAGATTCAAGGTCGAACCACCGATTTTGTAGTTGCTCAGGATGGAACGGTATTGCATGGCTTGGCATTGATTTATGTCTTGCGAGATTTAGAAGGCGTTGATTCCTTTAAAATCACCCAAGATAGTTTGGATAAAACCACTGTGCAAATTGTTAAAACCCTAAAATATCAAGCGGCTTACGAACAAAAAATCGTCGACGAATTTAAAAAACGTTTAGGACCAGCAGTTACCATCAATATCGAATATACCGATTACATTCCCAAGGAACGTTCAGGAAAGTTCCGTTATGTGATCAGTCACGTCAAGGCATAA
- a CDS encoding HprK-related kinase A, with the protein MRGPNSTSSLIASGQFVIRIGPFSIRIHSAIPSVQQGIIELYSAYAILPPDTFCDFYVRLIQPAGVRRFFRKQVLFAFDQFIPFKPLPYVQAFPFFEWGLNWCISGYSHRFLIIHAAVVERNGKALILPGAPGSGKSTLCAALINNGWRLLSDELTLVDRATGHVVPVPRPVSLKNESISVIADTFPFCQFSPVVHDTLKGSVCLMKPPSESVSKADQTALPCLVVFPKYQAESSLSVSAVPKAEAFMRLADLSFNYSVLGAQGFETMLGLVNSCQAYDFIYDGDFNHASDLFVQLLDDVR; encoded by the coding sequence TTGCGCGGACCTAATTCCACTTCATCTTTGATAGCGTCTGGGCAGTTTGTTATCAGGATTGGCCCTTTTTCAATTAGAATTCATTCTGCTATACCGTCAGTTCAGCAGGGTATCATTGAGCTTTACTCTGCCTATGCCATATTACCCCCAGATACATTTTGCGACTTTTATGTCCGCTTAATTCAGCCTGCGGGCGTAAGACGTTTCTTTCGCAAACAGGTGCTATTTGCCTTTGATCAATTTATTCCTTTCAAGCCTTTGCCTTATGTGCAGGCATTTCCATTCTTTGAATGGGGGTTGAACTGGTGTATATCCGGCTACTCACACCGGTTTCTAATTATTCACGCCGCCGTGGTGGAACGAAACGGTAAAGCGTTAATTTTACCTGGTGCGCCGGGGTCAGGTAAGAGCACATTGTGCGCAGCATTAATCAACAACGGTTGGCGACTATTATCTGATGAGTTAACTTTGGTGGATCGAGCAACCGGGCATGTTGTTCCGGTACCGCGTCCAGTTAGTTTGAAAAACGAATCAATATCGGTGATCGCGGATACTTTTCCATTTTGCCAATTCAGTCCTGTTGTTCATGATACATTGAAAGGATCGGTTTGTCTGATGAAGCCACCCTCCGAATCGGTGTCAAAAGCTGACCAAACCGCCCTGCCATGCTTGGTTGTATTTCCGAAATATCAAGCAGAATCATCCTTGAGTGTATCTGCGGTGCCAAAGGCTGAGGCGTTCATGCGGCTGGCGGACCTTTCATTCAATTACAGTGTACTAGGTGCGCAGGGTTTTGAGACCATGTTGGGTCTGGTAAACAGCTGTCAGGCGTATGATTTCATTTACGATGGCGATTTTAACCATGCGTCTGATTTATTTGTGCAATTATTGGATGATGTACGCTAG
- a CDS encoding XrtA/PEP-CTERM system amidotransferase, giving the protein MCGIVGIFDITGASEIDRNLLSRMNESQFHRGPDEGGLHTEPGLGFGHRRLSIIDLSSGQQPMHSQDGNVVLTYNGEVYNFPELREELEALGFSFRTHCDTEVILYAWQAWGESCVERLRGMFAFGIWDRPRQTLFLARDRLGVKPLFYAELSNGQFIFGSELKALKQHPLLPKNVDPTAVEDYFGFGYIPDPKTIYKGVYKLEPGYCLTIKRGQNGFRPKQYWDVKFQTAPAGNAVEAGEELIERLREAVKIRMVADVPLGAFLSGGVDSSGVVALMAGLSKDPVNTCSISFGDPKFNEAQFAAQVADRYHTAHRVEQVDPEDFSLIDQLSGLYDEPYADSSALPTYRVCELAKKQVTVVLSGDGGDENLAGYRRYRWHTYEERMRALLPDALRMPLFSALGKVYPKLDWAPKVLRAKTTFESIGRDSMAGYFHSVSVLSNGMRSQLFSDNLKSELQGYQAIEVFRRYSQQAPDHPLSMVQYLDLKTYLAGDILTKVDRASMAHALEVRVPLLDHKLVEWMATLPPNLKLHGREGKYLFKKALEPYLPNDILYRPKMGFAVPLSNWFRGPLKGRVQQALLGETLKSTGWFDDAYLHHLVTQHQSGLRDYSASIWSLLMFEAFIRNS; this is encoded by the coding sequence ATGTGCGGCATAGTCGGTATTTTCGATATTACAGGTGCTAGTGAAATAGACCGCAACTTGTTGTCGCGGATGAACGAATCCCAGTTTCACCGGGGGCCCGACGAAGGCGGTTTGCATACCGAGCCCGGTTTGGGTTTTGGACACCGCAGACTGTCCATTATTGACTTGTCCAGCGGTCAACAACCCATGCATAGTCAGGATGGCAATGTGGTGTTGACTTATAACGGCGAGGTCTACAATTTTCCGGAATTGCGAGAAGAATTGGAGGCATTGGGCTTTAGTTTCAGGACGCATTGCGATACAGAAGTCATTCTCTATGCTTGGCAGGCTTGGGGTGAGTCGTGCGTGGAACGCTTGCGCGGCATGTTTGCATTTGGAATTTGGGATAGGCCGCGGCAGACCTTATTTTTGGCTAGAGATCGTCTCGGCGTAAAACCGCTGTTTTATGCTGAATTAAGTAACGGTCAGTTCATTTTCGGTTCCGAACTGAAAGCATTAAAACAACACCCTTTACTGCCAAAAAATGTTGACCCTACTGCGGTAGAGGACTATTTCGGCTTTGGCTATATTCCCGATCCAAAAACCATATATAAAGGTGTTTACAAGCTTGAGCCTGGATATTGTTTAACGATTAAACGAGGACAGAACGGTTTTCGACCTAAACAATATTGGGATGTTAAATTTCAGACGGCCCCTGCGGGCAACGCAGTAGAAGCCGGTGAAGAGTTAATCGAGCGCTTGCGCGAGGCTGTGAAAATTAGAATGGTCGCTGACGTGCCATTGGGGGCATTTCTGTCTGGCGGCGTCGATTCCAGTGGTGTCGTGGCATTGATGGCAGGACTATCCAAAGATCCGGTCAATACTTGTTCGATTTCCTTTGGCGATCCTAAATTTAACGAAGCGCAATTCGCCGCTCAGGTTGCGGACCGCTATCACACTGCACATAGAGTCGAACAAGTCGATCCCGAAGACTTTAGTTTGATTGATCAATTGTCCGGTTTGTATGACGAGCCCTATGCCGACAGTTCTGCGTTACCTACTTACCGGGTTTGCGAATTGGCTAAGAAGCAGGTGACCGTGGTGTTATCTGGCGACGGCGGCGACGAGAATCTGGCTGGTTACAGGCGCTATCGTTGGCACACCTATGAAGAGAGGATGAGGGCATTATTGCCTGATGCGTTGCGGATGCCTTTGTTCTCTGCCTTGGGCAAGGTATATCCAAAGCTGGATTGGGCTCCCAAGGTATTAAGGGCAAAAACAACATTCGAGTCTATTGGTAGAGATTCGATGGCTGGTTATTTTCACAGTGTCTCGGTACTCTCCAACGGCATGCGCAGCCAATTATTTAGTGATAATCTAAAGAGCGAGTTGCAGGGTTATCAAGCTATTGAAGTATTCCGTCGGTATAGTCAGCAAGCCCCTGATCATCCCTTGTCGATGGTGCAATATTTGGATTTAAAAACTTATTTGGCTGGAGATATTCTGACTAAGGTTGATCGGGCTAGTATGGCCCATGCCTTGGAGGTCCGGGTGCCGTTGCTAGATCACAAGTTAGTGGAGTGGATGGCAACCTTGCCACCTAATTTAAAACTGCATGGGCGAGAAGGTAAATATCTATTCAAGAAGGCATTGGAACCTTATCTACCTAATGATATTCTTTATCGTCCCAAAATGGGTTTTGCGGTGCCATTAAGTAACTGGTTTAGAGGGCCATTAAAGGGGCGAGTGCAGCAGGCATTGCTGGGGGAAACTCTGAAAAGCACAGGGTGGTTCGATGACGCTTATTTGCATCATTTGGTTACTCAGCATCAGTCCGGGCTGCGCGATTACAGCGCGTCAATTTGGTCATTGCTGATGTTTGAAGCGTTTATTCGAAATAGTTAA
- a CDS encoding asparagine synthetase B translates to MTDSNGVLLLVPQSGSRSGRSQSLWDAYLSRGVDFLVGLPEADTLLLIDTNQQLLMLATDPIGLSNIYYAEIADGLIFGSSADFVVRHPQVSNDIAPQAVFDYIYLNHCPSPTTIYRQVKKLEGGQCLVYHNGRISLKRYWLPVFREQSCNLHQAGLELQQQLIEAVRSMADTEDNTGAFLSGGLDSSSVAGALAKVFPGKAKTFSMGFDADGYDEIEYANIAVQRFNTRQHQYYVTPEDTVNAVPAIAAYYDEPFGNASALAAYYCAKLAKDHGVDRLLAGDGGDEIFAGNERYAKQMLFESYHRLPKFLSAGLEATLNNLPDVIAKQKLPFKAKRYIDQANAAMPDRLQDYNFLHRHAAADIFQADFLVEIDTSAPLRQFREDYWRPESASTLNRMLYLDWKNTLHDNDLVKVNRMCEMAGVEVCYPLLDRRILDLSCRIPSNDKLRGQKLRWFYKQAMVDFLPERIINKPKHGFGLPFGVWLKDHQPLKQLAYGAINDLKRREFFKPDFLDHAIEMHQSVHAAYYGDLVWMLMMLEFWFAGKSL, encoded by the coding sequence ATGACGGACAGTAATGGGGTGTTGTTGCTCGTCCCGCAGTCCGGTTCGCGATCAGGTCGCTCGCAGAGTTTGTGGGATGCCTATTTAAGTCGCGGTGTCGATTTTTTAGTCGGTTTGCCGGAAGCTGATACCTTGCTGCTTATCGATACCAATCAGCAGCTGCTGATGTTGGCTACCGATCCGATTGGTCTCAGTAACATCTATTACGCAGAAATCGCCGATGGCCTAATATTCGGTTCAAGTGCCGATTTTGTAGTGCGTCATCCTCAGGTCAGTAACGACATTGCGCCGCAAGCGGTATTTGATTACATCTATCTCAACCATTGTCCCAGCCCTACAACGATTTATCGGCAAGTTAAAAAGCTGGAAGGTGGGCAGTGCTTGGTTTATCACAACGGACGAATCAGCTTAAAACGCTATTGGCTACCGGTATTTCGTGAGCAATCCTGCAATTTGCATCAAGCCGGCCTGGAATTGCAGCAGCAGTTAATCGAAGCGGTCAGAAGTATGGCCGATACTGAAGACAATACCGGCGCGTTTCTGAGTGGTGGGCTGGATAGTTCCAGTGTGGCGGGGGCCTTGGCAAAGGTATTTCCAGGCAAGGCGAAAACCTTTTCGATGGGTTTTGACGCTGACGGCTATGATGAAATCGAGTACGCCAATATTGCAGTGCAACGTTTCAACACGCGGCAACACCAGTACTACGTCACGCCCGAGGATACCGTTAATGCCGTGCCGGCAATAGCGGCTTACTATGATGAGCCGTTTGGGAATGCGTCTGCCTTGGCAGCGTATTATTGCGCCAAGTTGGCAAAGGATCATGGTGTTGACCGTTTGCTAGCGGGTGATGGGGGGGACGAGATTTTTGCGGGTAACGAGCGCTATGCCAAGCAAATGTTATTCGAGAGTTATCATCGCCTGCCAAAATTCCTAAGCGCTGGCCTCGAAGCAACATTAAATAACTTGCCGGATGTAATAGCCAAACAGAAACTACCGTTTAAGGCAAAACGCTATATCGATCAAGCGAACGCAGCGATGCCAGACCGCCTCCAGGATTACAATTTTTTGCATAGGCATGCTGCGGCAGACATTTTTCAAGCTGATTTTTTAGTGGAAATTGATACTTCTGCGCCCTTACGCCAGTTTAGGGAAGACTATTGGCGGCCGGAGTCTGCTAGTACCTTGAACCGTATGTTGTATCTGGATTGGAAAAACACGTTGCACGACAACGATTTGGTCAAGGTAAATAGAATGTGCGAAATGGCAGGCGTTGAAGTCTGCTACCCCTTGTTGGATAGACGCATTCTCGACTTGTCTTGCCGAATTCCATCCAATGACAAGTTGCGAGGGCAAAAGCTGCGTTGGTTTTACAAACAGGCCATGGTGGATTTTCTTCCGGAGCGGATTATCAATAAGCCTAAGCACGGCTTTGGATTGCCTTTCGGCGTTTGGCTGAAGGACCATCAGCCGCTTAAGCAACTGGCTTATGGCGCAATAAATGATTTGAAGCGGCGCGAGTTTTTTAAACCGGATTTTTTGGATCATGCTATCGAGATGCATCAAAGTGTGCATGCCGCCTATTACGGTGATTTAGTGTGGATGTTGATGATGCTGGAGTTTTGGTTTGCCGGTAAGAGTTTGTAG